Proteins from one Mixophyes fleayi isolate aMixFle1 chromosome 9, aMixFle1.hap1, whole genome shotgun sequence genomic window:
- the LOC142101913 gene encoding mid1-interacting protein 1-B-like — translation MEVSEYSPQRQSLLDAIQRFNTATTIMDETIMVPSMLQDITPAIEDHGDPVMSKDVLEQNNNLYDSYVLLKSLRHDMKWGIHQEHETKVEHCPDKEEETGDLVDQFQHHLRGLLSVLTKLTKKANLLTNCYKKEIEVGHSNTRPYSIYY, via the coding sequence ATGGAAGTGTCGGAGTACAGTCCTCAGCGCCAGTCCCTGCTGGATGCCATTCAGCGCTTTAACACCGCCACCACGATAATGGATGAGACGATCATGGTTCCCAGCATGTTACAAGACATAACTCCAGCCATAGAGGACCATGGAGATCCCGTTATGTCTAAAGATGTCCTTGAGCAGAACAATAACCTGTACGATTCCTATGTTCTCCTGAAATCTCTAAGACATGACATGAAGTGGGGAATCCACCAGGAACACGAAACTAAAGTAGAGCACTGTCCTGACAAAGAAGAGGAGACCGGAGATCTGGTGGACCAATTTCAGCATCACTTAAGAGGACTTCTGTCTGTCCTGACCAAGCTGACCAAGAAAGCCAATCTATTGACCAACTGTTACAAGAAGGAGATCGAGGTTGGCCATTCCAATACTAGACCATACAGTATTTATTACTGA